Proteins encoded within one genomic window of Nordella sp. HKS 07:
- a CDS encoding Lrp/AsnC family transcriptional regulator, with translation MARRPHPETLDDFDLKILGIVQLDNQMPQRLIADRIGLSPPAVARRLQYLREAGVIRRDIAVIDETAVGRPLTIVVEVTTENERLDLLDAMKERFLACPQVRQCYYVTGDMDFILIINVRDMEEYTELTRALFFEGGNVKSFRTCVSMENVKTNGPVPLATEV, from the coding sequence ATGGCCAGACGACCGCATCCGGAAACGCTTGATGATTTCGACCTGAAGATTCTGGGAATCGTCCAACTCGACAATCAGATGCCGCAGCGGCTCATCGCCGACCGCATCGGCCTGTCGCCGCCGGCGGTGGCGCGCCGGCTGCAATATTTGCGCGAAGCGGGTGTCATCCGCCGCGATATCGCGGTGATCGATGAGACGGCCGTGGGCCGGCCGCTCACCATCGTGGTCGAGGTCACCACCGAGAATGAGCGGCTCGATCTCCTCGATGCTATGAAGGAGCGCTTCCTCGCCTGCCCGCAGGTCCGCCAGTGTTACTATGTCACCGGCGACATGGACTTCATCCTGATCATCAATGTCAGGGACATGGAAGAATATACCGAGCTCACCCGCGCCCTCTTCTTCGAAGGCGGCAATGTGAAGAGCTTCCGCACCTGCGTCTCGATGGAGAATGTCAAGACCAACGGTCCGGTGCCGCTTGCGACAGAGGTCTAG
- a CDS encoding amino acid ABC transporter permease/ATP-binding protein, producing the protein MEFDWTYLLQLFWSRDFWKATLLVVELSLAAWVLSVVLGFLVALARQSPYWAVSRAASVYIWFFRSLPLLVLLIFVYNLPQAFPSTGAFLSLPFVAGLIALVLSETAYIAEIHRGALMAVNRGQYEAGRVLGLGKLGIQRLIVIPQALRIALPALGNEYVSIVKLTSLVSVISLSEILLVGQRYYTQNFKVMETMLAVAFYYVLIVTVFDRLLKLLEKHLDFSKKETELSTATADGQAFAAVRFTASAQQPAISLERGEKRFGESTVFSDLSLAVKQGEVVSIIGPSGSGKTTLIRSLNGLEALHRGVVHLHGVAILAGNEEKLKPPKLSHELLEIGMVFQSFNLFPHKTVLENVMMAPVYHKRGGRSEIEAKARQLLDQVGMLMHENKYPHQLSGGQQQRVAIARALAMEPLVLLFDEPTSALDPETVGEVLRIIADLAKSGRTMVIVTHEMKFALDVSDRVVFMEKGRIAFNGSPAELREQVSRGDRLADFVRL; encoded by the coding sequence ATGGAATTCGATTGGACCTATCTGTTGCAGCTCTTCTGGAGCCGCGACTTCTGGAAGGCGACCCTTCTCGTCGTCGAATTGAGCCTTGCCGCCTGGGTTCTGAGCGTCGTGTTGGGTTTCCTCGTTGCTTTGGCACGGCAGTCACCTTACTGGGCGGTGAGCCGGGCCGCCTCAGTGTACATATGGTTCTTCCGCAGCCTGCCGCTGCTGGTGCTTTTGATCTTCGTCTATAACTTGCCGCAGGCTTTTCCCTCGACCGGCGCCTTTCTGTCCTTGCCTTTCGTCGCGGGGCTGATCGCTCTGGTGCTGAGCGAGACCGCCTATATCGCCGAGATCCATCGCGGCGCGCTGATGGCGGTCAATCGCGGCCAGTATGAAGCGGGCCGCGTCCTGGGGCTCGGCAAGCTCGGCATCCAGCGCCTGATCGTCATCCCCCAGGCGCTGCGCATCGCATTGCCGGCGCTCGGCAACGAGTATGTCTCGATCGTCAAATTGACCTCGCTCGTCTCGGTCATATCGCTGTCGGAGATCCTGCTCGTCGGCCAGCGCTATTACACGCAGAATTTCAAGGTGATGGAGACCATGTTGGCGGTCGCCTTTTATTACGTGTTGATCGTCACCGTATTCGACCGCTTGCTCAAGCTCCTGGAGAAGCATCTCGATTTTTCGAAGAAAGAGACGGAGCTGTCGACGGCGACGGCCGACGGGCAAGCGTTCGCGGCGGTGCGTTTCACCGCTTCTGCGCAACAGCCAGCCATCAGCCTCGAGCGCGGCGAGAAGCGTTTCGGCGAAAGTACTGTCTTCAGTGACCTCTCGTTGGCGGTCAAGCAAGGCGAGGTGGTGTCGATCATCGGGCCGTCGGGCTCCGGCAAGACGACCCTGATCCGCTCCTTGAACGGGCTCGAAGCCCTCCATCGCGGTGTGGTGCATCTCCATGGCGTCGCCATTCTGGCTGGGAATGAGGAGAAGCTGAAGCCGCCGAAACTCAGCCATGAGTTGCTGGAAATCGGCATGGTGTTCCAGAGCTTCAATCTCTTCCCGCACAAGACGGTGCTGGAGAATGTGATGATGGCGCCCGTCTATCACAAGCGTGGCGGCCGGTCCGAGATCGAGGCGAAGGCCCGCCAGTTGCTTGACCAGGTCGGCATGCTCATGCATGAGAACAAATATCCGCATCAATTGTCGGGCGGCCAGCAGCAGCGCGTCGCCATCGCCCGGGCGCTGGCCATGGAGCCCCTGGTGCTGCTTTTCGACGAGCCGACCTCGGCGCTGGACCCTGAGACAGTCGGCGAGGTCCTGCGCATCATCGCGGATCTGGCGAAATCGGGCCGCACCATGGTCATCGTCACCCATGAGATGAAATTCGCGCTCGATGTGTCAGACCGCGTGGTCTTCATGGAAAAGGGCCGCATCGCCTTCAACGGCTCGCCGGCCGAATTGCGCGAACAGGTGTCGCGCGGCGATCGGCTGGCGGACTTCGTCCGATTATAG
- a CDS encoding LysE family translocator — MLQDLSLSGLVTLLISAAVLMASPGPTTMSVTATAAAFGFRRSLAYCAGLNLGTILVLLAVAVGATALLHELPGVSFAVSLAAALYILYLAWRIAMAPPLSEAAAAGSEPGWLAGFTLAIANPKAYLAIGAVYAQSTLLAGRPLSDALLKCLLLAVAIVAIHMFWALAGSALTRVLRHPAASRAVNLGLASTLVLLVLAEFL; from the coding sequence ATGCTGCAGGACCTTTCCCTGTCGGGTCTCGTCACGCTGCTGATATCGGCGGCGGTACTGATGGCGAGTCCGGGGCCGACCACCATGAGCGTCACCGCGACCGCGGCGGCCTTCGGCTTCCGGCGTTCGCTCGCCTACTGCGCCGGCCTCAATCTGGGCACCATCCTCGTGCTGCTCGCCGTCGCTGTGGGCGCCACGGCTCTGCTCCATGAGCTGCCCGGTGTCTCCTTCGCCGTCAGCCTCGCGGCCGCACTTTATATACTCTATCTGGCTTGGCGCATCGCCATGGCGCCGCCTCTCTCCGAGGCCGCGGCGGCCGGGAGCGAGCCGGGCTGGCTTGCCGGCTTCACGCTGGCGATCGCCAATCCCAAGGCCTATCTCGCCATCGGCGCCGTCTATGCGCAATCGACCCTGCTGGCCGGACGGCCGCTGTCGGACGCCCTGCTCAAATGCCTGCTGCTCGCTGTGGCGATCGTGGCGATCCACATGTTCTGGGCGCTCGCCGGCTCAGCGTTGACGCGCGTCCTCCGGCATCCCGCCGCATCGCGCGCGGTGAATCTCGGCCTCGCTTCGACGCTGGTCCTGCTGGTGCTGGCCGAGTTTCTTTGA
- a CDS encoding ABC transporter substrate-binding protein, producing MTKRLLVGLCAVTLAFGLAGAQAAEVETIEQGTLLIGSDQVYPPYDYIENGETKGLDADVMALIAPKLGLSVKFIDTRFANLISGLQAQRYDMIASALYVTPARAKVVDYIPYAKTGGSLMVRGDDSFAPKKPEELCGKRVGNLKGAAWVPELQKVSDAKCASEPIQVQEYATSAEAVQALFSRGVDVVFDDAGVSQAAVITAGDRLRITSDEILFPVVMGIAVKKGNTALAERVDTELKALIASGEYVELLKKYNLAMPTPEEIQKSLTE from the coding sequence ATGACGAAACGCCTTCTGGTAGGACTATGCGCGGTGACACTTGCCTTCGGCCTCGCTGGCGCTCAGGCGGCCGAAGTGGAGACGATCGAGCAGGGCACACTTCTCATCGGCTCGGACCAGGTCTACCCGCCTTATGACTATATCGAGAATGGCGAGACCAAGGGGCTCGACGCCGATGTGATGGCCCTGATCGCGCCCAAGCTCGGGCTTTCGGTGAAATTCATCGACACGCGCTTCGCCAATCTGATCTCAGGATTGCAGGCTCAGCGCTACGACATGATCGCTTCGGCGCTTTATGTGACGCCTGCCCGCGCCAAGGTCGTCGACTACATTCCCTATGCCAAGACCGGCGGCTCGCTCATGGTGCGCGGCGACGACAGTTTCGCGCCAAAGAAGCCGGAAGAGCTGTGCGGCAAGCGGGTCGGTAATCTCAAAGGCGCCGCCTGGGTGCCCGAGCTCCAGAAGGTGTCGGACGCGAAATGCGCTTCCGAGCCGATCCAGGTGCAGGAATATGCGACCTCCGCGGAAGCTGTGCAGGCATTGTTCTCGCGCGGTGTCGATGTCGTCTTCGACGATGCCGGTGTCTCGCAGGCGGCCGTCATCACAGCCGGCGACCGCTTGCGTATCACCTCGGATGAAATTCTCTTCCCGGTGGTCATGGGCATTGCCGTCAAGAAGGGCAACACGGCATTGGCGGAGCGCGTCGATACCGAGCTCAAGGCGCTCATCGCGTCCGGCGAATATGTGGAGCTTCTCAAGAAATACAATCTTGCCATGCCGACACCGGAAGAAATCCAGAAATCTCTGACCGAATAG
- a CDS encoding zinc-binding dehydrogenase, whose translation MRALVLPHTGGPEVFRWEEVATPEPGAGEVRIKVCYCGVNWGDIQKRLGNYPDPIAYPAIIGLEVSGHVDTVGPGVRGVKIGAPVAAITGPRMLGGYAEYCVVPADYVINLSAGIDLKLAAAIPAASITAWHLLNTAYPLRRGETILIHAIGGAVGLMLTQIASAKGARVIGTVGSAGKAEGPLKLGAAHVIDRSRQDFVAEVMRLTDGRGVDLVIDSLGADILERSFDVLRYFGRLINIGEAAGDPHFNIRAKLYQRSTSMAGFEFLHARPGSAVWRRGIRAITEGLVMGKLTLPIEAILPLPEAGKAHELLASRTVSGKLLLEVS comes from the coding sequence ATGCGCGCCCTCGTCCTTCCTCATACGGGCGGCCCGGAGGTGTTCCGCTGGGAAGAGGTCGCGACACCCGAACCCGGCGCCGGCGAGGTGCGCATCAAGGTTTGTTATTGCGGGGTGAATTGGGGCGATATCCAGAAGCGGCTCGGCAACTATCCGGATCCGATCGCCTATCCGGCGATCATCGGCCTCGAAGTGTCGGGCCATGTCGACACCGTAGGGCCTGGGGTTCGCGGCGTGAAGATCGGCGCACCGGTGGCGGCGATCACCGGTCCCCGGATGCTCGGCGGCTATGCCGAATATTGCGTCGTGCCGGCGGACTATGTGATCAACTTGTCGGCCGGCATCGATCTGAAGCTGGCGGCGGCGATCCCCGCCGCGTCCATCACCGCCTGGCATCTCCTCAACACCGCCTATCCGTTGCGCCGCGGCGAGACAATTCTCATTCATGCCATTGGCGGCGCCGTCGGCCTCATGCTGACGCAGATCGCCTCGGCCAAGGGCGCCCGGGTGATTGGGACGGTCGGCTCGGCCGGTAAGGCCGAGGGCCCCCTCAAGCTTGGCGCCGCCCATGTCATCGACCGCTCGCGGCAGGATTTTGTCGCCGAGGTGATGCGGCTGACCGACGGACGCGGCGTCGATCTGGTGATCGATTCGCTGGGCGCCGACATTCTCGAGCGCAGCTTCGATGTGCTGCGTTATTTCGGCCGGCTGATCAATATCGGCGAGGCGGCGGGTGATCCGCATTTCAATATCCGCGCCAAGCTCTATCAGCGCTCGACATCCATGGCAGGGTTCGAATTCCTGCATGCGAGGCCAGGCTCGGCTGTCTGGCGGCGCGGCATCAGAGCCATAACCGAGGGCCTGGTGATGGGGAAGCTCACGCTGCCGATCGAGGCCATCCTGCCTTTGCCGGAGGCCGGCAAGGCGCATGAGCTGCTCGCATCACGCACAGTGTCGGGGAAGCTGCTGCTGGAGGTTTCATAA
- a CDS encoding LamG domain-containing protein yields MLSLIAYTNTLSAAPGETLAVKVGSYGAQVYHADLRRLIQGDRHPDAPGYKDEAIALDLGGERKARRQPIKPGSYVRIEDRGDVLADLASFTLAVPVQPTLVGETERTIFHLAGIGLELLIDGEGHACAKLGETWLTLATPVVCGKWMLLVLSFDKGRLRLASLTRDSEIIAQDEAAATLRQSGAVTALIAARASGECHFDGKIDSPVLFARAMEPLEAAARLALPQRLSRLPDLVAFWDFSRAIDGTEVVDASPHQLHGKTWQCPARAMTGWRWVGQCHDWRQMPELYSAMHFHADDMTDAQWETDFEVRLPDDLKSGLYAIRLVPDGDEAAAYHCVFAVRPPRRSPSGNTVCLLLPTASYLAYANHRLGLDVPGTEVGMGRLVEIDRHHAFLQEHPELGFSFYEVHADGSGVFHSSRNRPVVDLQPGIKGFLGGLGSNVWQLTADTHITGWLEHQGVAYDVITDEDLHRDGLALLRRYHVVLTGTHPEYHSLQMLDALQGFVDRGGRLMYLGGNGFYWRISFSDKHPGVIECRRSEAGIRPWEPGLGQFHHAFTGEYGGLWRRNGRPSSELAGLIMSSQGFDRSEPYELTEAASDPSADFIFEGIDRTAGRKFGAFGLSGGGAAGMEIDRADFALGTPRDALILGSSKSHTDIYLMTPEDMLDPTPDMSGTQNETIRADLVYFEKEGGGAVFSVGSIAWAGAMAWNGYDNEVARMTWNVLRRFDKKA; encoded by the coding sequence ATGCTGTCTCTCATTGCCTATACGAACACGCTGAGCGCCGCGCCGGGCGAGACCCTGGCGGTCAAGGTCGGCTCCTATGGCGCGCAGGTCTATCACGCCGATCTGCGCCGCCTCATCCAGGGCGACCGTCATCCCGATGCGCCGGGCTACAAGGACGAGGCGATCGCGCTCGATCTCGGCGGCGAGCGCAAAGCGCGCCGGCAGCCGATCAAGCCCGGCTCCTATGTCAGGATCGAGGACCGCGGCGATGTGCTGGCCGATCTCGCAAGCTTCACTTTGGCGGTGCCGGTCCAGCCGACCCTCGTAGGAGAGACGGAGCGTACAATCTTTCATCTCGCCGGCATCGGACTCGAACTGCTGATCGACGGCGAGGGCCATGCATGTGCCAAGCTCGGCGAAACTTGGCTGACGCTCGCGACACCTGTGGTTTGCGGGAAATGGATGCTCCTGGTCCTGTCCTTCGACAAGGGGCGCCTGCGTCTCGCAAGCCTCACCAGGGACAGCGAGATCATCGCGCAGGATGAAGCAGCCGCCACTTTGCGCCAGAGCGGCGCCGTCACCGCGCTGATCGCGGCGCGCGCATCAGGCGAGTGTCATTTCGACGGCAAGATCGATTCGCCCGTCCTGTTCGCCCGCGCGATGGAGCCCTTGGAGGCCGCCGCGCGACTGGCCTTGCCGCAGAGACTGAGCCGCTTGCCCGATCTCGTGGCGTTCTGGGATTTCTCCCGCGCCATAGACGGCACCGAGGTGGTCGATGCTTCGCCGCATCAGCTCCATGGCAAAACGTGGCAATGCCCGGCGCGCGCCATGACCGGCTGGCGCTGGGTTGGGCAATGTCATGATTGGCGGCAGATGCCGGAACTCTATTCGGCGATGCATTTCCATGCCGATGACATGACAGACGCGCAATGGGAGACCGATTTCGAGGTCAGATTGCCGGACGATCTGAAGAGCGGTCTCTATGCGATCCGTCTCGTACCCGACGGCGATGAGGCGGCGGCCTATCATTGCGTCTTCGCGGTCAGGCCGCCGCGCCGGTCGCCCAGCGGCAACACGGTCTGCCTCCTGCTGCCGACCGCGAGCTATCTCGCTTACGCCAATCACCGGCTGGGCCTCGATGTGCCGGGCACCGAGGTTGGCATGGGGCGCCTCGTCGAGATCGACCGGCATCATGCTTTCCTGCAGGAGCATCCGGAGCTCGGCTTCTCCTTCTATGAAGTCCATGCCGATGGCAGCGGCGTATTCCATTCGTCGCGCAACCGGCCGGTGGTCGATCTGCAGCCCGGCATCAAGGGCTTTCTCGGCGGCCTCGGCTCCAATGTCTGGCAGCTCACCGCCGACACTCATATCACCGGCTGGCTCGAGCACCAGGGCGTCGCCTATGACGTGATCACCGACGAGGATCTGCATCGCGACGGTCTGGCGCTCTTGCGCCGCTATCATGTGGTGCTGACCGGAACGCATCCCGAATATCACTCGCTCCAGATGCTCGATGCGCTGCAGGGCTTCGTCGATCGCGGCGGCAGGCTCATGTATCTGGGCGGCAATGGCTTCTACTGGCGCATTTCCTTCAGCGACAAGCATCCGGGCGTCATCGAATGCCGGCGCTCGGAAGCGGGCATCCGGCCGTGGGAGCCGGGTCTCGGCCAATTCCATCATGCCTTCACCGGCGAATATGGGGGCCTGTGGCGGCGCAACGGCCGCCCCTCGAGCGAGCTTGCCGGCCTCATCATGAGCTCGCAGGGCTTCGACCGCTCGGAGCCTTATGAACTGACCGAAGCCGCGTCCGATCCGAGCGCCGATTTCATCTTCGAAGGCATCGACCGTACGGCGGGACGGAAATTCGGCGCCTTCGGCCTGTCGGGCGGCGGTGCGGCCGGCATGGAGATCGACCGTGCCGATTTCGCGCTGGGCACGCCCCGCGACGCGCTCATCCTCGGCAGCTCGAAATCACATACCGACATCTATCTGATGACGCCCGAGGACATGCTCGATCCGACGCCCGATATGTCGGGCACCCAGAACGAGACGATCCGTGCCGATCTCGTCTATTTCGAGAAGGAAGGCGGCGGCGCCGTCTTTTCGGTGGGCTCGATCGCCTGGGCCGGCGCCATGGCGTGGAACGGCTACGACAATGAAGTGGCACGGATGACCTGGAACGTGCTCAGGCGGTTCGACAAGAAAGCTTAG
- a CDS encoding Xaa-Pro peptidase family protein, whose protein sequence is MQIPQRGFSAAEFEKRAARAQKIMDRHGFDALLLTAPPNVRYFTGFDSQFWESPTRPWFVVVPREGAPIAVIPEIGAPEMALTGVKDIRTWAAPNPEDDGLSLLKSTIESLPRKHGKVGAEMGREMALRMPVAEFLQLRGSLGLSLENGSPCIWEIRMVKTEAEIAHIHYICQIASDAYEALPSQIRIGESEREVVRKLRIDIARRGADSTPFMPAISGLGGVAQIVCGPHDRLIEAGDILFIDTGSTFDGYFCDFDRNYAVGKVSDEAHRVHEALWLATEAGIAAAVPGAKTDDVWRAMARIIEDAGAIGNNVGRLGHGLGMQLTEPPSHRLGDGTEIVENMVLTIEPGMEYAPGKMIVHEENIAVTRDGPRLLTKRAPRELPVIR, encoded by the coding sequence TTGCAGATACCTCAGCGCGGCTTCTCGGCCGCCGAATTCGAGAAACGCGCGGCGCGCGCGCAGAAAATCATGGACCGCCATGGCTTCGATGCGTTGCTCCTCACGGCGCCGCCCAATGTGCGTTATTTCACCGGCTTCGATTCGCAATTCTGGGAAAGCCCGACCCGGCCCTGGTTCGTCGTCGTGCCGCGTGAGGGAGCGCCGATCGCGGTGATCCCGGAGATCGGCGCGCCAGAAATGGCGCTTACCGGGGTCAAGGATATCCGCACCTGGGCGGCGCCCAATCCGGAAGATGACGGCCTGTCGCTGCTCAAATCGACAATCGAGAGCCTGCCCCGCAAGCATGGCAAGGTCGGCGCCGAGATGGGCCGCGAAATGGCGCTGCGCATGCCGGTCGCGGAGTTCCTGCAATTGCGGGGCAGCTTGGGGCTCAGCCTCGAGAACGGATCGCCCTGCATCTGGGAAATCCGCATGGTCAAGACCGAAGCCGAGATCGCCCATATCCACTATATTTGCCAGATCGCCAGTGACGCCTATGAGGCGCTGCCATCGCAAATCAGGATCGGCGAGAGCGAGCGCGAGGTGGTGCGCAAACTGCGCATCGACATCGCCCGCCGCGGCGCCGATTCGACACCCTTCATGCCGGCCATATCGGGACTGGGCGGGGTGGCGCAGATCGTCTGCGGCCCGCACGACCGTCTGATCGAGGCGGGCGACATCCTGTTCATCGACACGGGCTCGACCTTCGACGGCTATTTCTGCGACTTCGACCGCAACTATGCGGTGGGCAAGGTATCGGACGAGGCGCATCGCGTGCATGAGGCGCTGTGGCTGGCGACCGAGGCCGGCATTGCGGCCGCCGTGCCGGGTGCGAAGACCGACGATGTCTGGCGCGCCATGGCCAGGATCATCGAGGACGCGGGCGCCATCGGCAACAATGTCGGCCGTCTCGGCCATGGCCTCGGCATGCAACTCACCGAGCCGCCGTCGCATCGCCTCGGTGACGGTACCGAGATCGTCGAGAACATGGTGCTCACCATCGAACCCGGCATGGAATATGCGCCGGGCAAGATGATCGTGCATGAGGAGAATATCGCGGTCACCAGGGATGGTCCGCGCCTCCTGACCAAGCGGGCGCCACGCGAGCTGCCGGTCATCCGCTGA
- a CDS encoding diaminopropionate ammonia-lyase → MTKTLHLNTLPAFGSPLSEADRLTVGSSAPDLVRPYLGLWGPIDTTPLIALPGIAVAAGVGQVLLKNEALRLGQGSFKALGGAYAVMVLFKRLLETHLGSEVRVTQLLSPTAKDFARSVTVCCATDGNHGKSVAAGARLLGCRAVIFVHQGVSDARIAALGADEIVRVPGSYDDSVNESERVAKEKGWFLVSDTSWPGYEETPAFVGQGYTILADEALRQIEEQGQAAPTHVFLQAGVGGFAGSIAGHLADRLGALKPTIIIVEPDRAACVFASAKAGKLISVAPTEPTVMAMLECYTPSLIAWRVLERTVDAFMTVAEQEAKQAMRALAFPKGGEKPIVAGESGAAGLAGLLAIARDQVASAALKLDKDSRVLVINTETATDPASYEAIVGLSPTTVMQKG, encoded by the coding sequence ATGACCAAGACACTCCATCTGAACACTTTGCCGGCTTTTGGTTCGCCCTTGAGCGAAGCCGACCGGCTGACCGTCGGGAGCAGCGCGCCGGATTTGGTGCGCCCCTATCTGGGCCTCTGGGGCCCGATCGACACGACACCGCTCATCGCCTTGCCCGGGATCGCCGTGGCGGCGGGCGTTGGCCAGGTTCTTCTCAAGAACGAGGCGCTGCGCCTCGGCCAGGGCAGCTTCAAGGCGCTGGGCGGCGCCTATGCGGTGATGGTGCTGTTCAAGCGCCTGCTCGAAACCCATCTCGGCAGCGAGGTGCGCGTCACGCAGCTTCTCTCGCCGACGGCGAAAGATTTCGCGCGCTCCGTCACTGTGTGCTGCGCTACCGATGGCAATCACGGCAAATCGGTCGCGGCCGGCGCTCGTCTCCTCGGCTGCCGCGCGGTGATCTTTGTGCATCAAGGCGTGTCTGACGCGCGCATCGCGGCGCTCGGCGCCGATGAGATCGTGCGCGTGCCGGGTTCCTATGATGACTCCGTCAATGAATCGGAGCGCGTCGCCAAGGAAAAAGGCTGGTTTCTCGTCTCCGATACCTCGTGGCCTGGCTATGAAGAAACCCCCGCTTTCGTGGGGCAGGGCTATACGATCCTGGCGGATGAAGCCTTGCGGCAGATCGAAGAGCAGGGCCAGGCCGCGCCGACCCATGTCTTCCTGCAGGCGGGCGTCGGCGGTTTCGCCGGCAGCATCGCCGGCCATCTGGCCGATCGTCTGGGCGCATTGAAGCCCACGATCATCATCGTCGAACCGGATCGCGCCGCTTGTGTCTTCGCCAGCGCCAAAGCGGGCAAGCTCATCAGCGTCGCGCCGACCGAGCCGACCGTGATGGCCATGCTCGAATGCTACACACCCTCGCTCATCGCCTGGCGCGTCCTCGAAAGGACCGTCGACGCCTTCATGACCGTCGCGGAGCAAGAGGCGAAGCAGGCTATGCGGGCCCTCGCTTTCCCGAAGGGCGGCGAGAAGCCGATCGTCGCCGGCGAAAGCGGGGCGGCAGGTCTTGCCGGGCTTCTCGCCATCGCGCGCGATCAGGTCGCCAGCGCCGCGCTCAAGCTCGACAAGGACAGCCGCGTCCTCGTCATCAACACCGAGACGGCCACCGATCCCGCCTCCTATGAAGCGATCGTCGGCTTGTCGCCCACGACCGTGATGCAGAAAGGATAG
- a CDS encoding Zn-dependent hydrolase gives MALSNLAIDSDRLLSRLKQLGEIGRDGDGRLVRLAASDADKAGRDRFVAWAREAGLAVKVDRVGNIFALWTESENAHEAPLMLGSHIDTVIDAGIYDGCYGVLAGLEVIATLKEARLTPKRPLVVAAFTNEEGVRFSPDMMGSLAFAGGITVDEALAARGTDGKLLGEELARIGYAGSDDVARPAAYIELHIEQGPVLEREGIAIGAVENLQGISWQRITLEGVANHAGTTPMAMRHDAGFAAASVITFLYERAKASASGTVATVGTIAFEPNAINVIPARSIFTIDLRDPDETSLKSHEQALADYLNALEGITVSVERLARFEPVIFDQGLVREIGAAAKARGHTVRRMTSGAGHDAQMLARIAPAAMIFVPSIGGISHNPKEFTPDADLIAGANVLLDVVRTLSIR, from the coding sequence ATGGCCCTCAGCAATCTCGCGATCGATTCTGACCGTCTCCTGAGCCGTCTTAAGCAATTGGGCGAGATCGGCCGAGACGGCGACGGCCGGCTCGTCCGGCTCGCGGCTTCCGATGCCGACAAGGCCGGTCGCGACCGGTTCGTCGCCTGGGCCAGGGAAGCGGGGCTCGCGGTCAAGGTGGATCGCGTCGGCAATATCTTCGCGCTCTGGACGGAGTCGGAGAACGCGCATGAGGCACCCTTGATGCTGGGCTCCCATATCGACACGGTGATTGATGCCGGCATCTATGATGGCTGTTATGGCGTGCTGGCCGGGCTCGAGGTGATCGCAACCCTGAAGGAGGCACGCCTGACACCGAAACGGCCATTGGTCGTCGCCGCCTTCACCAATGAGGAGGGCGTGCGCTTTTCACCCGACATGATGGGCTCGCTCGCCTTTGCCGGCGGCATCACCGTCGATGAGGCGCTCGCCGCGCGCGGCACCGACGGCAAGCTCCTCGGCGAGGAACTGGCGCGCATCGGTTATGCCGGGTCAGATGATGTCGCGCGGCCCGCCGCCTATATCGAGCTCCATATCGAGCAGGGGCCGGTGCTGGAGCGCGAGGGCATCGCCATCGGCGCCGTCGAAAATCTGCAAGGCATCTCCTGGCAGCGCATCACGCTCGAAGGTGTGGCCAATCACGCCGGCACCACGCCCATGGCGATGCGCCACGATGCCGGCTTTGCCGCCGCCTCCGTCATCACATTTCTGTATGAGCGCGCCAAGGCTTCGGCGTCGGGCACGGTGGCGACGGTCGGCACCATCGCTTTCGAGCCCAATGCCATCAATGTCATACCCGCGCGGTCCATTTTCACAATCGATCTACGCGATCCCGACGAAACGAGCCTCAAGTCCCATGAGCAGGCGCTTGCCGATTACCTGAACGCGCTGGAAGGGATTACGGTCTCGGTCGAGCGCCTCGCCCGTTTCGAACCGGTTATCTTCGATCAGGGGCTGGTGCGCGAGATCGGAGCGGCGGCGAAGGCGCGCGGCCACACGGTGCGCCGCATGACCTCGGGCGCCGGGCATGATGCGCAGATGCTCGCGCGCATCGCACCCGCGGCGATGATCTTCGTGCCGAGCATCGGCGGCATCAGCCACAATCCGAAGGAATTCACGCCTGATGCCGACCTCATCGCCGGCGCCAATGTGCTGCTCGATGTGGTGCGGACCCTGTCAATCCGCTGA